The following are encoded in a window of Pantanalinema sp. genomic DNA:
- the fabF gene encoding beta-ketoacyl-ACP synthase II yields MKHRVVITGLGAITPLGSSVTKYWEGLKAGKSGIAAIASIDASALPVRFAGEVKDFDPTEYMERKEAKRTARFTHFAVAAAKQAWADAGLDKDALDMERVGVFIGSGMGALDVIEEETLKLRDKGADRVSPFLIPSVIVNMAGGNVAIHLGAKGPNLCHVSACSTGAHAIGDAFRQLQFGEVDVMLAGGTEATITPLAIAGFASAKALSTGHASGDPTRASRPFDVDRNGFVMGEGAGVLVLETLEHAKARGARILAEVVGYGLTDDAHHITMPAPEGEGVQRAMKKALKEAGLEPQDVDYINAHGTSTGANDKYESAAYRGVFGAHAKKIPISSTKSMTGHLLGAAGAVEAIACVMVLNEGILPPTINLETPDPECDLDYVPNAARQAEVDVCMTNNMGFGGHNASLVFRRFA; encoded by the coding sequence CACCGGCCTGGGAGCCATCACCCCTCTCGGCTCCTCGGTGACCAAGTACTGGGAAGGCCTCAAGGCCGGCAAGAGCGGCATCGCCGCCATCGCCTCGATCGACGCCTCGGCTTTGCCGGTGCGCTTCGCCGGCGAGGTCAAGGACTTCGATCCGACCGAGTACATGGAACGCAAGGAAGCCAAGCGCACCGCGCGCTTCACCCACTTCGCCGTCGCTGCAGCCAAGCAGGCCTGGGCCGATGCCGGCCTCGACAAAGACGCCCTCGACATGGAGCGCGTCGGCGTCTTCATCGGCTCGGGCATGGGCGCCCTCGACGTGATCGAGGAGGAGACCCTCAAGCTCCGCGACAAGGGCGCCGACCGCGTCAGCCCCTTCCTCATCCCCTCGGTCATCGTGAACATGGCAGGCGGCAACGTGGCCATCCACCTGGGCGCCAAGGGCCCCAACCTGTGCCACGTCTCGGCCTGCTCCACCGGCGCCCACGCCATCGGCGACGCCTTCCGCCAGCTGCAGTTCGGCGAAGTCGACGTCATGCTCGCCGGCGGCACCGAGGCGACCATCACCCCGCTCGCGATCGCGGGCTTCGCATCGGCCAAGGCCCTCTCCACCGGCCACGCCTCGGGTGATCCCACCCGCGCGAGCCGCCCCTTCGACGTGGACCGCAACGGCTTCGTCATGGGCGAGGGCGCGGGCGTCCTGGTGCTCGAGACCCTCGAGCACGCCAAGGCGCGCGGCGCGCGGATCCTGGCCGAGGTCGTCGGCTACGGCCTGACCGACGACGCCCACCACATCACCATGCCCGCCCCCGAGGGCGAGGGCGTCCAGCGCGCCATGAAGAAGGCGCTCAAGGAGGCCGGCCTCGAGCCCCAAGACGTGGACTACATCAACGCCCACGGCACCTCGACCGGCGCCAACGACAAGTACGAGTCGGCCGCCTACCGCGGCGTCTTCGGCGCGCATGCCAAGAAGATCCCCATCTCCTCGACCAAGAGCATGACGGGCCACCTGCTCGGAGCCGCCGGCGCCGTCGAGGCGATCGCCTGCGTCATGGTCCTCAACGAGGGGATCCTGCCGCCCACCATCAACCTCGAGACGCCCGACCCCGAGTGCGACCTGGACTACGTGCCCAACGCGGCGCGCCAGGCCGAGGTGGACGTCTGCATGACCAACAACATGGGCTTCGGCGGCCACAACGCGAGCCTCGTCTTCCGTCGCTTCGCGTGA
- the rnc gene encoding ribonuclease III, translated as MSRPVLEFVEKVLGLPVRGEDLFEQALTHSSFTGHPHYERLEFLGDAVLKLVASAWIYERFGALSEGEMTKIRARIVSDATLSTIARRLDLPGYMRFGKAEERTGGRKKVGNIAASLEAVFAAVHLTYGLEVVTALIRQLLEAELVTAAEAPGAENSKALLQELTQERFGTLPIYRVTGGEGPLHHHTFFVEVEVEGSVLGHGKGASKKQAEQAAAAVALVALERSEPCAKP; from the coding sequence GTGAGCCGGCCGGTCCTCGAGTTCGTCGAGAAGGTCCTCGGCCTGCCGGTGCGGGGCGAGGACCTCTTCGAGCAGGCCCTGACCCACTCCTCCTTCACGGGCCACCCTCACTACGAGCGGCTGGAGTTTTTGGGCGACGCGGTGCTCAAGCTGGTCGCCTCCGCGTGGATCTACGAGCGCTTCGGGGCGCTCTCCGAGGGGGAGATGACCAAGATCCGCGCGCGGATCGTCTCGGACGCCACCCTCTCGACGATCGCTCGCCGCCTGGATCTGCCGGGCTACATGCGCTTCGGCAAGGCCGAGGAGCGCACCGGCGGCCGCAAGAAGGTCGGCAACATCGCGGCCTCGCTCGAGGCGGTCTTCGCCGCGGTGCACCTCACCTACGGCCTGGAGGTCGTCACGGCCCTCATCCGTCAGCTGCTCGAGGCCGAGCTGGTGACGGCCGCCGAGGCCCCCGGCGCCGAGAACTCCAAGGCCCTCTTGCAGGAGCTGACCCAGGAGCGCTTCGGGACCCTGCCGATCTACCGGGTGACCGGCGGCGAGGGGCCCCTGCACCACCACACCTTCTTCGTGGAGGTCGAGGTGGAAGGCAGCGTCCTCGGCCACGGCAAGGGCGCCTCCAAGAAGCAGGCCGAGCAAGCCGCGGCGGCCGTCGCCCTCGTGGCGCTCGAAAGGTCCGAACCATGCGCAAAACCCTGA
- the rpe gene encoding ribulose-phosphate 3-epimerase, which translates to MRKTLIAPSVLSADFADLGGELRRIEKAGADWVHLDVMDGHFVPNMTFGPGVITAMRPHSNLPFDVHLMIESPEQYLLAYKQAGADLLTVHAEACPHLHRTVHGIKEMGIKAGVALNPSTSEEALRYLIQDLDLVLVMSVNPGFGGQGFIPGVLRKIKAIREMADAAGRDLRIGVDGGINVTSGRQVVEAGADVLIAGSYVFGAPDAAEAIASLRS; encoded by the coding sequence ATGCGCAAAACCCTGATCGCCCCCTCCGTCCTGTCCGCCGACTTCGCCGACCTCGGCGGCGAGCTTCGCCGGATCGAGAAGGCGGGCGCCGACTGGGTCCACCTGGACGTCATGGACGGCCACTTCGTGCCCAACATGACCTTCGGCCCCGGCGTCATCACGGCCATGCGGCCCCACTCGAACCTGCCCTTCGACGTCCACCTGATGATCGAGTCGCCCGAGCAATACCTGCTCGCCTACAAGCAGGCGGGCGCCGACCTGCTCACGGTCCACGCCGAGGCGTGCCCGCACCTGCACCGCACGGTCCACGGGATCAAGGAGATGGGCATCAAGGCGGGGGTCGCCCTGAACCCCTCGACCAGCGAGGAAGCCCTGCGCTACCTGATCCAGGACCTGGACCTGGTGCTCGTCATGAGCGTCAACCCGGGCTTCGGGGGCCAGGGCTTCATCCCGGGGGTGCTGCGCAAGATCAAGGCCATCCGCGAGATGGCGGACGCCGCCGGACGCGACCTGCGCATCGGGGTGGACGGCGGCATCAACGTCACGAGCGGCCGCCAGGTGGTCGAGGCCGGCGCGGACGTCCTGATCGCGGGGTCCTACGTCTTCGGCGCGCCGGACGCGGCCGAGGCGATCGCGTCGCTTCGGAGCTAA
- a CDS encoding DUF2442 domain-containing protein, translated as MADWKPTWQEPTDTELDAEIEAARVRADRSREDAVLALSARYDRATRRVIVELNTGSTFIFPVDRVQGLQGATDDDLATIGVMPLGDLLEWPRLDWHCSLPALMAGHYGSKAWMERQHTTQPEQHRAADG; from the coding sequence ATGGCTGACTGGAAGCCAACCTGGCAAGAGCCGACCGACACGGAGCTAGACGCGGAGATCGAGGCCGCCCGGGTGAGGGCGGACAGATCCCGTGAAGACGCGGTACTCGCCCTATCAGCCCGCTACGATCGCGCAACACGGCGCGTGATCGTGGAATTGAACACGGGTTCGACCTTCATCTTTCCGGTGGATAGGGTGCAGGGCCTGCAAGGCGCGACGGATGACGATCTCGCCACCATTGGCGTGATGCCGCTTGGCGACCTGCTGGAGTGGCCCCGCCTGGACTGGCATTGCAGCCTTCCTGCCTTGATGGCCGGGCACTACGGCTCGAAGGCATGGATGGAGCGGCAGCACACGACGCAGCCCGAGCAGCACCGTGCAGCCGACGGCTGA
- a CDS encoding class I SAM-dependent DNA methyltransferase: protein MSNPNLSSFIWSVADLLRGDYKQSEYGKVILPFTVLRRLDCVLEETKPAVLAEKALREKAGLNPEPFLLKKSRQFFFNTSPLDLKKLMGDQDNIGEHLRSYIQGFSPAVRDIFESFEFHTQIDKLSKAGLLYLITEKFANIDLHPQVVSNAQMGLVFEELIRKFAELSNETAGEHFTPREVIRLMVNLLFIEDDEALSKPGVVRSLYDPTAGTGGMLSVADDHLASHNPDARLAMYGQELNPESYAICKADMLIKGQDIANIVQGNTLSADGLPGKHFDYMLSNPPFGVEWKKIEREIRKEAEDLGHAGRFGPGLPRVSDGSLLFLLHLLSKMRPSKDGGSRFGIVLNGSPLFTGAAGSGESEIRRHVLENDLVEAIIALPTDMFYNTGIATYVWIVSNRKPERRKGKVQLIDASNFFQKMRKSLGSKRKELGPEHIDDITRLFGGFEEVTRDGIPISRIFRNEDFGYRTITVERPQRDEQGRVVLATKGKAKGKPMPDTSLRDTENVPLSVDVEAYFKREVLPHAADAWIEHEKTKVGYEIPFNRQFYVFQTPRPLAEIDAELKGVTERIMVMLGGLSS, encoded by the coding sequence ATGTCCAACCCGAATCTCTCATCCTTCATCTGGTCCGTCGCAGACCTGCTACGCGGTGATTACAAGCAATCTGAGTACGGCAAGGTGATCCTGCCCTTCACCGTGCTGAGGCGCCTAGACTGCGTCCTCGAGGAGACCAAGCCAGCGGTCCTCGCCGAGAAAGCGCTGAGGGAAAAAGCCGGGCTCAACCCCGAGCCCTTCCTGCTCAAGAAGTCCAGGCAGTTCTTCTTCAACACCTCCCCCCTCGATCTCAAGAAGCTGATGGGGGACCAGGACAACATCGGCGAGCACCTGCGCTCCTACATCCAGGGTTTCTCGCCGGCGGTGCGGGACATCTTCGAGAGCTTCGAGTTCCACACCCAGATCGACAAGCTCTCGAAGGCAGGCCTGCTCTACCTCATCACCGAGAAGTTCGCGAACATCGACCTGCACCCCCAGGTCGTGAGCAACGCCCAGATGGGCCTCGTGTTCGAGGAGCTGATTCGCAAGTTCGCCGAGCTCTCGAACGAGACCGCCGGGGAGCACTTCACGCCCCGGGAAGTCATCCGGCTGATGGTCAACCTCCTGTTCATCGAGGACGACGAGGCGCTCTCGAAGCCGGGCGTGGTTCGATCGCTCTATGACCCCACCGCCGGGACAGGGGGCATGCTGAGCGTGGCCGACGACCACCTTGCGTCGCACAACCCTGACGCCCGTCTTGCCATGTACGGCCAGGAGCTCAATCCGGAGTCCTACGCAATCTGCAAGGCCGATATGCTCATCAAGGGCCAGGACATCGCCAACATCGTCCAGGGCAACACGCTCTCGGCCGATGGGCTCCCGGGCAAGCACTTTGACTACATGCTCTCGAACCCGCCCTTTGGGGTCGAATGGAAAAAGATCGAGCGCGAGATCCGCAAGGAAGCCGAGGACCTCGGCCACGCGGGTCGCTTCGGCCCCGGCCTGCCCCGGGTGAGCGACGGCTCGCTTCTCTTCCTGCTGCATCTCCTCTCCAAGATGCGCCCATCGAAGGATGGGGGTAGCCGCTTCGGCATCGTCCTGAACGGATCGCCGCTCTTCACGGGCGCCGCCGGCTCGGGCGAGAGCGAGATTCGCCGTCACGTCCTGGAGAATGACCTCGTCGAGGCCATCATCGCGCTACCGACCGACATGTTCTACAACACGGGCATCGCCACCTACGTCTGGATCGTGAGCAACCGCAAGCCCGAGCGACGCAAGGGCAAGGTCCAGCTCATCGACGCGAGCAACTTCTTTCAGAAAATGCGGAAGAGCCTCGGCAGCAAGCGCAAGGAGCTCGGCCCCGAGCACATCGACGACATCACGCGGCTGTTCGGCGGCTTCGAGGAGGTCACTCGCGACGGCATCCCCATCAGCCGCATCTTCCGGAACGAGGACTTCGGCTACCGGACGATCACTGTCGAGCGCCCTCAACGGGACGAGCAGGGCCGTGTCGTTCTGGCCACGAAGGGCAAGGCCAAGGGCAAGCCCATGCCGGACACGAGCCTTCGAGATACCGAGAATGTACCGCTATCGGTGGATGTCGAGGCATACTTCAAGCGTGAGGTGCTGCCCCACGCCGCCGATGCCTGGATCGAGCACGAGAAAACGAAGGTCGGCTACGAGATCCCTTTCAACCGTCAATTCTATGTCTTTCAGACACCCCGACCGCTTGCTGAGATAGATGCGGAGCTCAAGGGTGTAACTGAACGGATCATGGTGATGCTCGGGGGGCTCTCGTCGTGA
- a CDS encoding DUF5655 domain-containing protein, producing the protein MSDLKLFRYDEQSATALPGDARPIEKSLQKLIESQMETFLGVRCLASEYSTGKTHKGRIDSLGLDENGCPVIIEYKRHINENVINQGLFYLDWLLDHQAEFRWLVMEQLNKEDANNIQWQGTRLLCIAADFTKYDEHAVAQINRNIELIRYKLFGPDLLLLELVNAVSGPSTALTTTNTSEPELEPVVTSEKSTTKTNAQQIGSASPALRGLLEQMESFITSLGDDVQVNPLKLYTAYRRLRNFACSTVVPKQDARILLWLSIDPASVQLEEGFTRDVSNIGHWGTGNLEVSIRDERSLEKAKALILRCYQES; encoded by the coding sequence ATGAGCGACCTGAAGCTGTTCCGATATGATGAGCAGTCAGCCACCGCCCTTCCGGGCGATGCGCGTCCGATTGAGAAATCCCTTCAGAAGCTAATCGAAAGCCAGATGGAGACCTTCCTCGGCGTGCGCTGCCTGGCAAGCGAGTACAGCACGGGGAAGACCCACAAGGGACGCATCGATAGCCTCGGCCTCGACGAGAACGGCTGCCCCGTCATCATCGAGTACAAGCGCCACATCAACGAGAACGTCATCAACCAGGGCCTGTTCTACCTCGACTGGCTGCTCGACCACCAGGCCGAGTTCCGCTGGCTGGTGATGGAGCAGCTCAACAAAGAAGATGCGAACAACATCCAGTGGCAGGGCACCCGCCTGCTGTGCATCGCCGCCGACTTTACCAAGTACGACGAGCACGCCGTGGCGCAGATCAACCGCAACATCGAGTTGATCCGCTACAAGCTGTTCGGGCCTGACCTGCTTCTTCTCGAACTCGTCAACGCGGTGAGCGGCCCGAGTACCGCGCTGACGACCACAAACACATCAGAGCCAGAGCTAGAGCCCGTCGTTACTTCGGAGAAGTCAACCACCAAGACCAATGCCCAGCAAATCGGATCTGCCTCCCCCGCGCTGCGTGGTCTGCTCGAACAAATGGAAAGCTTCATCACCTCACTGGGCGACGACGTCCAAGTGAATCCGCTCAAGTTGTACACGGCCTACCGGCGCTTGCGCAACTTCGCGTGCTCCACTGTCGTGCCCAAACAAGACGCCCGCATCCTACTCTGGCTGAGCATCGACCCCGCCAGCGTGCAGCTCGAAGAAGGCTTCACCCGGGATGTCAGCAACATCGGCCACTGGGGCACGGGAAATCTGGAGGTCTCAATCCGCGATGAGCGGTCGCTTGAGAAAGCAAAGGCCCTCATTCTGCGCTGCTACCAGGAGAGTTGA
- a CDS encoding type I restriction endonuclease — translation MPSLHQEISFETEICDHLAANGWLYAEGDAKAYDRARALFPDDVLTWVQATQPKAWEILTNNHGAKAAETLLDRLRDQLDKRGTLDVLRQGIELLGLKQPLKLAEFKPALAINPEILERYETNRLRVIRQVRYSLHNENCIDLVLFLNGLPVATVELKTDFTQSIADAIDQYRFDRQPRPKGFPAEPLLSFPSGALVHFAVSNSEVHMVTRLEGPETVFLPFNLGNEGGAGNPLNPKGGHRTAYLWEQIWARESWLEILGRYLTAQRDKQKKLTRIIFPRFHQLDVTRKLQKAVLRDGPGTKYLIQHSAGSGKTNSIAWTAHFLAELHDASHNKVFDTVIVISDRTVIDTQLQEAIFDFERTTGVVATIRGEANSKSGELAKALSGSKKIVVCTIQTFPFALQEVRKLAATQGKRFAVIADEAHSSQTGEAAAKLKALLSPEELEALGDGGEVSTEDILAAQMAARADHAGITFVAFTATPKHKTLELFGTRPDPSSNPGPENVPAPFHVYSMRQAIEEGFILDVLRNYTPYALAFKIANGGEEFDEKAVDRSAALKKLMGWVKLHPYNIAQKVQVVVDHYRTQVAGLLGGKAKAMVVISSRLEAVRWQLAIQRFILERGYKIGTLVAFSGEVADEQSGPEPFSENSKTLNPRLKGRDIRKAFEGDEYQILLVANKFQTGFDQPLLCGMYVDKRLAGIQAVQTLSRLNRAYPGKETTYILDFVNDPADILAAFKTYHTTAELSGTTDPHLVFDLRAKLDSQGYYDDHEVERVVRADLNPNSKQSDLVKAIEPVADRLIKRYKAAQAAFRSAKAHGDSQASQDAKSELDAMLLFKSDVGAYIRLYTFLSQIFDYANTDIEKRAIFFKRLLPLLEFGREREEIDLSKVQLTHHGLKEKDKAAMDLYQGKNIKLDPLTAPGTGSPQEKEKARLEEIIEKMNTLFEGELTDNDKLVYVNNVLLGKLLESTKLVQQAANNTKQQFANSPDLKNELLDAIMSAFDAHTTMSAQALNSEAVRGGLQDILLNYSGLWEALRTEAGSVMPDLLALRQSIDSTVMEQRISPAWVGEPRDGAKEDDGIRANRL, via the coding sequence ATGCCCTCACTGCACCAAGAGATCAGCTTCGAGACCGAGATCTGCGACCATCTGGCCGCCAACGGCTGGCTATACGCGGAAGGGGATGCCAAGGCCTATGATCGGGCTCGAGCGCTTTTCCCCGACGATGTCCTGACCTGGGTGCAGGCTACCCAGCCGAAAGCATGGGAAATCCTCACCAATAACCACGGTGCCAAGGCCGCTGAGACCCTTCTCGACCGCCTGAGGGACCAGCTCGACAAGCGCGGAACTCTGGACGTCTTGCGCCAAGGCATCGAGCTCCTGGGCCTGAAGCAGCCGCTCAAGCTGGCCGAGTTCAAGCCCGCACTCGCCATCAACCCCGAGATCCTGGAGCGCTACGAGACCAATCGCCTGCGGGTCATCCGCCAGGTGCGCTACTCTCTCCACAATGAGAACTGCATCGACCTCGTACTCTTCCTCAACGGCCTGCCCGTCGCCACGGTCGAGCTCAAGACGGACTTCACCCAGAGCATCGCCGACGCCATCGACCAGTATCGCTTCGACCGCCAGCCCCGCCCCAAGGGCTTTCCCGCCGAACCCCTCTTGAGCTTCCCGAGCGGGGCCCTGGTTCACTTCGCCGTGAGCAACAGCGAGGTCCACATGGTGACGCGCCTGGAAGGCCCCGAGACCGTCTTCCTGCCCTTCAACCTGGGCAACGAGGGCGGGGCTGGCAATCCCCTGAATCCAAAGGGGGGGCACCGCACCGCCTACCTCTGGGAGCAAATCTGGGCGCGCGAGAGCTGGCTCGAGATCCTCGGGCGCTACCTCACCGCCCAGCGGGACAAACAAAAGAAGCTCACCCGCATCATCTTCCCGCGCTTCCACCAGCTCGACGTCACCCGCAAGCTCCAGAAGGCGGTCCTGCGGGACGGCCCCGGCACGAAGTACCTCATCCAGCATTCGGCGGGCTCGGGAAAGACCAACTCCATCGCCTGGACGGCGCACTTCCTGGCCGAGCTCCACGACGCCAGTCATAACAAGGTCTTCGACACGGTCATCGTCATCTCGGACAGGACCGTCATCGACACCCAGCTTCAGGAGGCGATCTTCGACTTCGAGCGGACGACCGGCGTTGTCGCGACCATCCGGGGAGAAGCCAACAGCAAGAGCGGGGAGCTCGCGAAGGCCCTGTCAGGCTCCAAGAAGATCGTCGTCTGCACCATCCAGACCTTCCCGTTTGCCCTCCAGGAAGTCCGCAAGCTCGCGGCCACCCAGGGCAAGCGCTTCGCGGTCATCGCGGACGAGGCTCACAGCTCGCAGACGGGCGAAGCCGCGGCCAAGCTCAAGGCGCTCCTCTCCCCCGAAGAGCTCGAAGCGCTCGGTGACGGCGGCGAGGTGAGCACCGAGGATATCCTCGCCGCTCAGATGGCAGCCCGTGCCGATCACGCGGGCATCACCTTCGTGGCCTTCACCGCCACCCCCAAGCACAAGACGCTTGAGCTCTTCGGAACCCGACCCGACCCGTCGAGCAACCCCGGCCCGGAAAACGTGCCGGCCCCCTTCCACGTCTACTCGATGCGGCAGGCCATCGAGGAAGGATTCATCCTCGACGTGCTGCGAAACTACACGCCGTACGCTCTGGCATTCAAGATCGCCAATGGCGGTGAGGAGTTCGACGAAAAGGCCGTCGACCGTAGCGCCGCCCTGAAGAAGCTCATGGGCTGGGTGAAGCTCCACCCCTACAACATCGCTCAGAAGGTCCAGGTGGTCGTCGACCATTACCGCACCCAGGTCGCGGGTCTGCTGGGCGGCAAGGCCAAGGCGATGGTGGTGATCAGCAGCCGCCTCGAGGCCGTTCGCTGGCAACTCGCCATCCAGAGGTTCATCCTCGAGCGAGGCTACAAGATCGGGACGCTCGTCGCATTCTCCGGAGAGGTCGCCGACGAGCAGTCCGGCCCCGAGCCGTTCTCCGAGAACAGCAAGACCCTGAATCCACGCCTCAAGGGGCGGGATATCCGGAAGGCCTTCGAGGGCGACGAGTACCAGATTCTACTGGTCGCCAACAAGTTCCAGACGGGATTCGACCAGCCGCTGCTCTGCGGGATGTACGTCGACAAACGCCTGGCGGGCATCCAGGCGGTCCAGACCCTTTCGCGCTTGAACCGGGCATACCCCGGAAAAGAGACGACCTACATCCTCGATTTCGTCAATGACCCTGCCGACATCCTCGCAGCCTTCAAGACCTATCACACGACAGCGGAGCTCTCAGGGACCACCGACCCCCACCTCGTGTTCGACCTCCGTGCCAAGCTCGACTCGCAGGGCTATTACGACGACCACGAGGTAGAACGCGTGGTCCGGGCGGATCTCAACCCGAACTCCAAGCAAAGTGACCTGGTGAAGGCCATCGAGCCGGTTGCCGATCGCCTGATCAAGCGCTACAAGGCGGCTCAAGCCGCCTTCCGCTCAGCCAAGGCTCACGGAGATTCGCAGGCGAGCCAGGACGCGAAGAGCGAGCTGGATGCCATGCTCCTCTTCAAATCTGACGTCGGGGCCTACATTCGGCTCTACACCTTCCTCTCCCAGATCTTCGACTACGCAAACACCGACATCGAGAAGCGCGCGATCTTCTTCAAGCGCCTCCTGCCGTTGCTCGAGTTCGGGCGCGAGCGCGAGGAGATCGACCTATCCAAGGTGCAGCTCACCCATCACGGCTTGAAGGAAAAAGATAAGGCCGCCATGGACCTGTACCAGGGAAAGAACATCAAGCTCGACCCGCTCACCGCGCCCGGTACCGGAAGCCCACAGGAAAAGGAGAAGGCGCGCCTCGAGGAAATCATCGAGAAAATGAACACCCTGTTCGAGGGTGAGCTCACCGACAATGACAAGCTGGTCTACGTGAACAACGTGCTCCTCGGGAAGTTGCTCGAGTCCACGAAGTTGGTCCAGCAAGCCGCCAACAACACCAAGCAGCAGTTCGCCAATTCGCCGGATCTCAAGAACGAGCTTCTTGATGCCATCATGAGCGCCTTCGATGCCCACACGACCATGAGCGCTCAGGCGCTCAACTCGGAGGCCGTGCGAGGAGGCCTCCAGGACATCTTGCTGAACTACTCGGGGCTTTGGGAAGCCCTGAGAACAGAGGCAGGATCTGTAATGCCTGACCTGCTGGCGCTTCGCCAATCTATAGACTCCACGGTGATGGAGCAGAGGATATCACCGGCGTGGGTGGGCGAGCCCCGGGATGGCGCAAAAGAAGACGATGGTATTCGAGCCAACCGGCTTTGA